TGGTAGCTAGCCAGCAGCTCTTCGATTTTACGAATCAAAGGACCGTAGTGGTAGGGTTTGCGAACGAACTCTCCGGGGGGTGTCCCCTCGGCCCGGCGTCCGCGACCGCCGATCAATAATAGCGGCGTGGCCCTTTCGCGTGATTGCGCGGCAAAATCGTCGGTGACGTCGGTCGCCGCGGCGGCTAGATGTTCGACGTCGAGCACGATCAGGTGGAGAATATGCTTGCGCGCCAGGGCGAGGCCTTGAACCGGCTCGCCGGTGGCCAATACGCGTACCCCCCGCGGTTCGAGCGCCGAGCGCAGCACCTCGTGGGTCTCTTCCAAGGGATCGACGATCAACACGCTATAGCGAGGGACCAAGGAGCCTCTCCGTGTCGGCGTGCAGGCTAGGTATGGTGGGAACCCGCACTCTTGGTCACCGCCGTCGGCAACCACTGACCCCCCCGACCCCGAACGCCTCGTTCTTACGCTCGCCACCCGAGGAGCTGACGGCAACTCCCGATGGCCCTTACAGGACGGTAACGTTCGAGAAGGGTCGGAAGCATAGCGAGGGGGCGGTGGCGTGTCAAAAGCGATTTTCTGAGACGGTTTTCGCGGCGTCGGTTGCCTGGCACGCGTCGTGAGGCCGCGCTTGACGTGATCTGCGCAACCCTTGAGAATTTCATGAGATAATTGGGGCAGACCCGCTGCGGCGGCGCCCCCTTTTGCCATTTCTCAAATTTTCAGGAATGAGATCCTCGATGCTCGAACCGTCGAAACAGGGAACCAGCAATCCGCGTTTTTCGCTGGATTTTTTGTCATGCGCGCGAATGACCCGCCGAGGTTGGAACGCGATAGTTATCGCCGCCTTGTTGTTCGTGGCCGTGTTTTCGGCGCGGCCGACGGGGGCCGTCGAGGCCGAGGCCACGGCATCGGCCGAAAAACGGCTGGCCGATAGCACTCGATTCCTTTCGGACGACGCGCTCGAGGGGCGTGGCGTCGGCACGGACGGCATCGACAAGGCGGCCGACTATCTGGCCGAACAGTTCACGGCGCTGGGTCTGAATACGAAGCTTTACGACGGCACCCCGTTTCAAAAGTTCAAAATGCCTGTCGGCGTCGAGATGGGTGAGCCCAATGTACTGGCGTTCACCGCGCCAACTGGCAGCAAGGAGAAGTCGATCTCGTTGAAGCTCGGCGAGGACTTCACGCCGCTGGCGCTCGGTGGATCGGCGGTGCTGGACGTGCCACTGGTATTCGTCGGGTACGGCGTGACCGCGAAAGATAAAGGGTACGACGATTACGCGGGCATCGACGTCGAAGGAAAGGCGGTCATTATCCTGCGCCGTTTGCCGCAGGATGGCAGCCCCCACCCGGCCTTGGGGAATTCGGAGCATTCGCACTTCGCCCCCATGTCGCGCAAGGTGTCAAACGCGTACGAGCACGGTGCGGCGGCCGTAATTCTGTGCAGCAGCACTCCGGCGCTGGAGAAAGCGATCGACGATCGGCGCGCGCAATTGCGTAACGCCATCGCGGCGCTGACCGAGGCGCAGGCCGAATTTCAGAAATTCGAAAAACCGACGCTAGCGCAAGCCAGCGCGCATCACGAGCGCGTCAGCGAGCTTGTGGATAGCATCCAGACGCAAAACAAGAACTTGGCCGAAGTTCTCGATCCGCTGTTGTCTTTTCGCAGCCCGGGCGGGGGCGAGCCATCGCAAATCCCGGTGGTGCATTGCCGGCGCTCGGTTGTCGATCGAATGCTGAAAGAATCGCTGGGCACCGACCTGGCCAAGCTGGAAAAAGAGATCGACAAGGGGCCGACCCCGCACAGCCGGGAGTTGCCCGACTGGCGTCTGACGGGCGAGATCAACGTCACGCGTCGCGAAGCCGAGGTAAAAAACGTGGTCGCGGTGCTCGAAGGAGAAGGTCCGCATGCCGACGAAACGATCGTGATCGGCGCGCATTACGATCATCTGGGATTCGGCGGCGAGGGATCATTCGTCAAAGGCGAAAAGGAAATTCACAACGGCGCGGATGACAACGGGTCGGGCACGGCGACATTGCTCGAAGTGGCCCGCCTGCTGGCGACGCGCGAGAAGAAACTGCCGCGGCGCATCGTCTTCATCGCCTTTACTGGGGAAGAACGGGGCCTGATCGGCAGCGCCCGCTACTGCAAGGAGCCCCTGTTTCCGTTGGACAACACCGTAGCCATGTTGAACATGGACATGGTCGGCCGGCTAAAAGACGACAAACTAATCATCCAAGGGGTGAACACGTCGCCGGAATTCGGACCGATCCTGGAGCGATTGAACGAAACATTGGGTTTCGATTTGACGGAGAAAGAGGGAGGGACCGGCCCCAGCGACCACTCATCGTTCTATGCGCGGAAGATCCCCGTGATGCACTACTTCACGGGTTTGCACAGCGATTATCACCGCCCCAGCGACGACTTCGACAAGATCAACGTAGCCGGCATGCGGCGCGTGGCCGAGATCGTGGCCGGAACCGCCGTGGCCATTGCCGAGGCCGACGCGCGCCCGACGTACGTCGAAACCAAGAGCACCGAGCGGAGCGGCGGAGACGGCGACCGGCCGTACTTCGGCAGCATTCCCGACTTCGGCCAAGAGCAGCCGGGCTACGCCATCAGCGGCGCGACGAAGGACAGTCCGGCGGACAAGGCAGGGCTGAAAGGCGGTGACATCATTATCAAGCTGGGTGACAGCAAGATCGGTAACCTGGAAGACTTCGACAACGCCCTGCGGAAATTCAAAGGGGGCGACAAGGTGCCGGTCGTCGTGAAGCGTGGCAGCGAGGAAGTGCGCAGCGAGGTGACGCTGTCACCTCCCCGCTAGCAGAGAGCGACCCACGGTCGATCATTGTGTCTAATAGGCTCGTTTCGCCGTTGGCGGAAAAAGCATGGCGCGCGCTGCAGCAGGGCCGGCCGGATAGCCGATCGCTATCGAAGCGAGATGGCATCCTCATCAAAAGCGATTCGCCGGCTCGTATTGACCCATCTTAATGTTCGTGGCAAACTCTGCCCCGCGCGGCCGGCGCCCGAGGCCGGCAATCACGAGAGACCCAAGGACGGAGATTCTCGACATGGTATGTCGTTGCGTGTTTGCAGGAGTAGTGGCCACGGCAATGCTCGCCACCATCGGTTGTGGAGGCAGCGAACCCGGCACACCAACTTCGAGCACATCCGCCGGGTCCACGGCCGCCCAAAGTGCGAAACCGGACGAAGTGGTTCGCACGTTCCTCGAAGCGATCCGCACCGGTAACGATGGTCAGGCCTCGCAAATGTTGACCGAGCTCGCCCGCACCGAGACACAGAAGCACGAGTTGGTCGTCGCCCCTCCCGGGAGTGAGACGGCTCGCTTCGAAGTGGGGGCAGTCGAATACGTCGTGAAGGACGAGCTGGCGCACGTCGACAGCAAATGGACCGACGTAGGTGATGATGGTCAGCCACACACCGACGAAATCATCTGGGCGCTGCGCTTGGATCAGCAGGGCTGGCGCATTGCTGGCATGGCGACGAGGATCTTCCCGAATGAGCCACCATTGTTGCTGGACTTCGAGAAGCCCGATGAGATGATGCAGCAGCAGAAAATGGCCGAAGCCGAGATTCAACGACGCGCAAGCGGCGGCCAGGGCCCCGTGCAAACGACGCAAGCCCCCGGTCAAACGACGCAGGCGCCGGCACAAACGATGCCTCCGACAAAACAGGGGGCCGTTCCCCCGGCGACGCAAGCGACGGTGCCACAAGGGACCACTGGCGCGGCGCCCGCGCCGATGCAACCCGGTGTGAAAGCGCCTGCTCAGCGAGCAGCTCGTCCGAACGACGGCAACGTCCTGCGGCAGTAGTCGCGGTCGATAAAAGCCAAAAAAACGGGACGAATTTCCCGTATCTCTCTACGCGCGCCTCGCTTCTGGCTGCGCGACGACCAGGCCCATAATCTCTTTGACTGCAAGCCTTTTTGGCTTTGGGCAGGTTGGGCATGTGGCATTTAAGCCAAATGTCGCTAAATTTTACCCATCTATCCCTGCATGCCACAAAAAGGGATTCTATAGTTCAGCAAACGATCTTCACCGATCGCCCCAAAGCCCCGCCTCTTTCTATCCTTCCGTTTTGGTCCTTGACAACGAAATCGTCAGTGTTAACTTAACCGGCCTAGCCTGCTACGCCCAGTTTGAACGGGGCGACCGTTAAAGTCGGATCGTTGAAGGATCAATCGTTCAGCTAGCTAGCCGGCGTGGAAGGTACAAGGAAACGAAGTCCGAAGGTCCCCCCAATTGTCGACCGTCACGACTGGGGATGGATACACGAGTTTGACGGTCAATTGGTTTGGGTCAAAACCCTTTCGGTACGGTACCTGTTTAGTGGGAGGAGTCAGAATGAATCGTGCATTGTTTTTCGGCATCGCGATGTTCTTCGCGATGGTCGGCATTGCCCTCGTAGGCGCCGACAACAAGGCTTCGGCCGGTTTCCGTCATCGTGGCTGCGGTGGTTGCTCCTGTGATGGTGGCAGCTGCGGCGGCGGTGATTGCTCGGCGGCTGCTGCCCCTGAGTGCAGTGGTTCGGCTTGCAGCGGTTGCCATGGTCGTCGTCATCACTGCTGTGGTCTGTTGCACCGCCTGAAGAACCGTTGCCATGGTTGCAGCGGAAGCAGCTGCAACGGTGGCTGCTCGGCTCCGGCCTGCAATGGCGGTGGCTGCAGCGGTAGCGCTGGTTGCGACGGTGCGGCTCCGGCTGCCCCCGCTGCCCCGGCTGAGACCCCTCCTCCGGCTCCCGCCGCGACCTAGTTCGCTGGGAATGCCGTCCGCGTGGGAATTGATTCCAATCGGACTCTAGGGATAGGTAGACGGCACCGAAGGTAGGCACCCGCGAAGATCGAAAGATCCTCGGGGTGCGACGGATCGAACAAATTAAGCTGGGCCTTTCCCTCGGGAGAGGCCCGGCTTTTTTTATGCGCGCCCTCTCGCTCTGCGCCGCATTGATGCGAGAGTCGATATCCGCAGGCGCGTTAAACGAGAGAAACCTGGGGATTTATTCCAGCGGCGGCAATGGCCAGCCGATCATTTTGTATGCTAGCTGAAGGCGCCGCGCCCCCGGCAGCCGCGGGGCAATATTCCCGCCTGCTGCACCGTCTTTCGTGACACGAACCTGGCATCTGGACATGATGGCTTCCGCTTCCACGAACCCCGCCCCAACAGACGCCGCATTGCCCAGCGAAGGCACGCGAACGCTGGTCAGCTTTCTGGTGTTCGTGCATTTGTTTGCGTTGGTGATTGGGGTCGTCTCGAACGAGGTTCCTTCGCAGTTGGAAGTGGCGCTGGCGCGCTTGCCTATTCTGCAGCAATATCGCCAGGTCCTTGGCATCGATCTGCCGTACTCGTTTTATTTCACGCGCGGCAACGACCCGGGCGGAGAAATGGACATCGACTATACGCTCTCCGCCACGCTGAAACGCCCGGATGGCACCACTGAGAGCGTCGAGTTTCCCAGCCCCGGTATGTGGCCCCATCAGCGTTTCCATCGCTACCAGACGCTGGCCCGGCAAGTGGCCACGTTCAGCAGCGAAGATGCCCCCGAGCCGCAAAACCTGGAGTTGCTGGTGCAAGCGATTGCGGGCGGCCTGATGCGAGCTTATGACGCATCGTCTGTCGAGCTGCGCTGCCGCGGGCAACTGACGCCCCCCACGATGGCCGATTACCAGCCTGAGCAGGATACGCGCGAGAACTTCCGCTCGGCCTACGACGGACGAGCGTTTCTAGTGGATGGTCAGGTGGAACTGCTGAAGAAAGAGTCGGCGCGCGATACCGCGCCGCCGCCGAAAGCGCCATGAGCCTGAAGAGCACCACGATCGTGCAAGACGAGCGACGCAATCAAACACGCACCGGTAGCGCGCCAGGCGGCCAACCGTCTTCGCCGGCGAATGCGCCCGGCAACCGCGCCCTGGTCGAAACGATCAGCGACTATTTTCGCGCGATCACCGAGAGCTTTGGCGCGGCTTGGAATCGTTTCTGGTTCACGCCCACCGACCCGCTCGTGTTATCCACGATTCGCGTACTGGCGGGAGTGATCGCGTTCTACACAATTCTGACCTACACGCCGGATCTGGAATTGTTGCTGAGCCCTGACGGGCTGCTCGCGCAAGAGAGCGTGACGCAGTTGCGTAGCAACTTCTATAGCCTGTCGTATTTCTACCTGCTCGAGACGCCGGGCCAATTATGGGCGGCACACCTGGCAGGGCTCGCGGTGCTCGCGCTATTTACCGTGGGCCTGTTTACGCGCGTGACGTCGATCCTGTCATTGATCGTCGTGCTGTCGTACTTTCATCGTTCGTTCGTCGTAACGAGCGAAGTCGAGCCGATTCTGGCCTTCGTGATGTTCTACTTGTGCCTGGCGCCGGCCGGTGCGTACCTGTCGCTCGATCGCTGGCTCGCCCGACGTAAAGAATCCTCCGAAAAAAGCGCCGACGACAATCTTCCTCGCGCCACTTGGACGGCGACTGTGCCAACGCGGTTGATCCAGGTTCATCTGACGCTGGTCTACGTGATGATGCTGCTCGCCCAGCTAAACGAAACGCCCTGGTGGGACGGGACGGCGGTGTGGTGGCTGCTGGGGCGCCGCGAATCGGCCATGTCCGATCTGACCTGGCTTTACGTACACCCTTGGCTGGTGAATGCCTGGACGCATTCGTTCGTGCTGTTCGAGGGCCTGTTCATCGTGCTAGCCTGGAATCGCCTGGCGGCGCCGCTATTGGTCGCCGCGAGCGTGCTCGCCTGGGGCCTGATGTCGGTGGCGACCGGTTTGGCCCCCTTGGCCGCGATCATGATCGTGGCAGGGCTGAGCTTTCTAACCCCGGATTCGCTACGCACGCTGCTTGGTTGTTGTCGTCTGTCAGGGCTTCTAAAATAGCCGCCGGCGACAACAATCCAGGAGCTTCCGTGCGATGAACGACCGGCACGATCGGCGTGACTTTCTGTGCGCTGCTGCGCGAACCACCGCGGCCTTCGGCATGGCCGGACTAGGGCTCGGCTCAGTCAACCTCGGCTCGCGAGTCGCACAGGCCATCGAGCCGATTCGTCGCGTGGGCGGTCCGAAATTCAAATTCAGCCTGGCGGCCTACAGCTACCGCGATTTGCTCAACGCGAAGCCGCCGAAATTGTCGCTTGACGATTTCATCACCGACTGTGCGAAGATGCAGTTAGAGGGAACCGAACTCACCTCGTACTATTTTCCGAAGGATCCCACGGACGAATATCTGCGCCATCTGAAGCAATTGGCGTTTGACTTGGGCTTGGACGTTTCCGGAACCGCGGTGGGAAATAATTTTTGCCTGCCCCCCGGACCGAAGCGCGACGAACAGATCGCGGACGTGAAACGCTGGATCGAGCGGGCCGAAGTACTGGGCGCGCCGGTGATCCGCATTTTCTCGGGTAATGCCGGCGGCGGGTTGAGCGTCGACGAGGCGCACAAGCTGGCCGTGGCCGGTATCGAGGAAACCTGTCAGTACGCCGGCGAACACGGCGTGTATCTGGCCCTCGAAAATCACGGCGGGCTGACCGCCACGGCCGACGGATTGTTAGAGCTCGTCAACGATGTGAAGAGCCCCTGGTTCGGCGTGAACCTGGACACGGGCAATTTCAACACGCCCGACCCCTATGGTGACCTGGCACGCATCGCTCCCTATGCGGTGAACGTGCAAGTGAAGATCTCAATGCATCCGGCCGGCGGTAAACGCCAACCTGCGGATCTGAAACGGCTGGCGCAAATTCTTCGCGACAGTGGCTACCGCGGCTACATCGTGCTCGAGTTCGAAGAACCGACCGATCCGCTCGTCGAATGTCCGCGATACATCGCGGAAATGAGACAGGCGTTTTTGGGGTAGGCGCCGCGCACTGTTGTCGAGCGCCCGAAAGCGAAGCACTTCTTTCCCGGTGATTCACCGAGGTGCCCGCAGGCTGCTGTACACGGTGCGGGGCATATTCGCTTGCAACTGTTGAGCGGTAGACGCCGGCAGACCCTGCGGCCCCAATGCCAGGTTCGTCAAGTTCTTAATCGCAATAAACGGTCCGGCGTCGGTGAACTTACCGGTCTTTGAGTTCAACGATAGCTGGGTGAGCGAAGTCAGACCCACCAGGTGCTGAGCCCCGTTATCAGTAAACCATGCGCCTTGCACATCGAGCCACGTCAGATTTGTCATCACGCCAATGTGTCGCAGAGCCTCGTCCGTCAACTGAAAGTCTCGCGACATCGTGAGAAAGCGCAACTCGTCAAGTTGCGCGATGCCGGCAACATCATCGTCCGTAATCGCGCATTGATAAAGCGACAAAGAATTCAGATTCTGGCAACTGCGTAAACACGCGAAGTTAACTCCGGTCAGCGGGCAAGATGTAATTCGTAGTGACCGCAACTCCGGCATGGCAACGGCGATGCCAGCCAGTCCCGCGTCCGAGACGCCGGTCCCTGTCAGGCTCAGCGTAAACAGCCTTTTATGCTGCGGAAGCTGCCGAAAATGTTCGTCCCTAAAGCCAGGCCCCGAGAGTTCTAATTGCGTGAGCGCGGGCATGCGTGCCAGCGGTGTCAAAGCATCAGGACCCAAAACGGCCCCGGGCTGGCGCGTTGATTGTGCGTCATGCTTTTGCATACTTAAAACGGTGAGCGCGGGCAACCGTGCAATCGCGGCCAAGGCCTCGTCCGTCAAGGGATCAGTCGTGTTGCCTGAAATCCAAAGAGTACGTAGCGACTGCAATTGCGCGAGTTTGGCAAGACCGGTCCCTGATACATTGGTATTGTTGAGGAGCAAATATCGCAATTGCGGCAGGCCCGCCAGGTGGGCGATGGTGTCATCCGTGACCGTCGGGCCCGAGAGGGTCGCATTGATGACGTGCGATTCCAGGTCAAGATCGATCCATTGTTCGAACCAGGTGCGCGAATTCTGCGCTGTCGAACTATCGATTCCATAATGTTCGTAACGGACCCTGCCGCCGGCGCGAAGGATTTCAGCGGCAATAGCCTTCTCGTCACGAGCTTGCTTGACCTTGGTACCTATGAATGCCATACCGACAGCCAACAGCGTGGTAATGACGAGCATGCCTCGTAGTGTCAGTCCAAACAGCGGACCGGTCAGTCGCAATCGCATGAGTGGATCTTAATCGTGATTACGGCGTCAAAAAAGCACGGCCGTCGTAAATCAACAAATGCTTAGCTTCCAAGATTCGTACCGCACGAACGAATAATGTGCGAATTGCGTTCGCGCGCATCCCGCGGCTTTCGACATAGCCGCTCAATGCCTGGCACATTATCGAGGAGAAGATGCAGCACCATCCTGCAACCGGCTTTGCACGGCTCGGAACCTCGACTGTCTGGTTGGCGATCCTTCTGTGCGCATGGTTCGCGCTCGATTTCATCGGCTGGTCGGGCTTGGTCGAGCGCGAGCCGCTCGTATCGCTGGCCGGCCTCATGCTCTTGCTGATGCTGCTGTTTATCGCGGGCGGGTTGTGGCGGATTTCCTATGTGGCCTTCCCGAATGCGATCGCCTTGAGCGTTTGGGCGTTCCTGCAATGGCAGACGCACTGGTCCAGCTATTTCTTTGCAGCCGGTCCTCAGAAGCTGGCCTGGTACGGGCGAGCTTTCGGCAGGCATTGGCATCTGCTCTCCGATCGTGCAGCGCATACAACACCCGACGTCTATCACACGGTGCTGGCCGTGTTGATTCTGGTAAATCTGGTCAGCGTAGGTCGCGATATCGTCGGCGGGTTGCTGTCGCGCGTAACACGGAATTCGACTTTGTCGCCGTGACGGTTTTCTCCACGCTTGCCCCGCTCGGAGAATGCCCTGGGGTGTTTACAGGGACCCTCGCGATAAAATGGGCGACCTATTCAACTGGCGGAAACCTGGAAGCTGACATTTTGGCCATCTGTTTGACAGTCCACAACAGCTGCGTAGCATTGCCTATGCGTCCCCTGATGATTCGATTTGCATAACGAGGAACAAGCAATGACCAAGTTTCGTGCGATGCTCGCTGTCGGTGCGTTGGGCGCTTGTGCGTGCGCCGTGGCCTTGATGATGAGCGCCGAACGCGGTAGTGCTACATCGACCGCCGCACCGGCGTCGTCGGTCGTCAACAGCAGCCCGGCAGTTGGCGCCGCGAAGAAGGCGTCGAACGACGACCTGGCACGCCGCTATCGCCGTGTGGTGCGCCGCCGTTCGGTGATCATCTAAAACGTTTTGTGATTGATCAAACCGAAAACTAATCGCAGCAATGAAACACACAGAGGCCGGTGGCGGATTTCGCCACACGGCCTCTGTTTTTGCGCTAGTATAATGTGCTGATAGCGAAACCACTCAGGCATCGGTAGGCGTGATCCCGCGGGCGCTGCAGGGCACCCTACTGCCCTCCGCCTAAGGCCCACTGCCGACTCTTCTCAGGCGACGGTGACACCCTTATCCAGGTAGACGTCCTGGATCTTGTTCAACAGCTCGACGCCGTCCTTCATCGGGCGTTGGAACGCTTTGCGGCCACTGATCAGGCCGGTGCCGCCGGCGCGTTTGTTGATGACGGCCGTGCGCACCGCGTCGACCAGGTCTTGCTTGCCCGAGGCTCCGCCCGAATTGATCAGGCCAGCCCGGCCCATGTAGCAATTGGCGACCTGGTAGCGCGTCAGATCGATGGGGTTGTCGCTCGATAGCTCGGTGTACATCCGCTCGTCGTACTTGCCGTAGCTTTCGCCCCCCGTGTTCAGGGCTTTGTAACCGCCGTTATTCTCAGGCAGCTTCTGCTTGATGATGTCAGCCTGAATCGTGACGCCCAGATGATTGGCCTGGCCGGTCAGGTCGGCCGAGACGTGATAATCCTTGTCCTTCTTAAAGGCCTTGTTGCGCAGATAGCACCACAGAACGGTGGCCATGCCTAGCTCGTGAGCGCGGTCGAATGCCTGGGCGACCTCGACCAACTGGCGGTCGCCGTCTTCCGAGCCGAAGTAGATCGTGGCACCGATCGCGGCGGCTCCCATGTCGTAGGCACGCTGCACGGTGCCGAACATGATCTGCTCGAATTTGTTGGGGTAGGTCACGAGCTCGTTGTGATTGATCTTCACCAGGAACGGAATGCGATGAGCATACTTGCGGGCCACGCTTCCCAGCACGCCGAACGTCGACGCCACGGCGTTGCAGCCACCGTCGATCGCCAGGCGGACGATATTCTCGGGGTCGAAGTAGTCCGGATTCGGGGCGAACGAAGCGCCGGCCGAGTGTTCGATTCCTTGATCGACCGGCAGGATCGACATATAGCCGGTGCCAGCCAGCCGGCCGTGGTTGTACATCCAGGCCAGGTTGCCGATGACGCGTTGATTACGATCGCTGGGAACGAAGATCCGGTCGACGAAGTCGGGGCCTGGCAGGTGCAGCCGCTCCTTGGCGATCGTACCGCACCGATGCTCGAGCAATTTCGTACCGTCAGCCCCTAGCAGTTTGACAATCCATTCACTCATAGCAATCACCTCCGGCGTAGCTGCCGAGCTTGAGTCCGCAAAAATCGCCCCAGAAAAATCGGCACGTAGTATAAGCGATTTAACCGTTCTTTCGCGAGAGTCCAGTGCCTCTTGTAGGGTACGCTTTGCGTACCATTCTTGACGCGAACAGAGCGCGAGCCGCATTCACCGTTAATGCACAAATGGTGCCCAGAGGGCACCCTACGATCGCGGCAGCCGGGACGTCCTACTGATGCAGCGCATACAGCACGACATTCAAACCCAGTCGTGCGGCGTCGTCGCGGGTATAGCCGGGGCATTCCAGCGAGTCGTGTCGCTCGAGCGCGCAGCTCAAATCGTATTTCGAGAACAGTACCGCGTAATGATCGCCCAGCTTGAGCGCTTCCAACTCAGGCTCAACTTGCCGTACATTGGCTTTCAGCGGTCCACCGGGCGCCTGGCGTTCAGGCTCGCGTCGTTCGAGCGTCTTGAGCTCGAAGCCACCGTACTTATCGCTAAAAATGTCGTCCGTACCGGGCACTCGTTCCAGCGGATGGTCGGGGAAGATGGCCGCGACTTCTTGCCGTACGGAATTGGCGAATTCCTCGCTCGAGCAGATCGCGTCGGCGACCAGCACGCCGCCACGTTCGAGGTACGTCTTCAACCGCTTCCGCTCCGC
The genomic region above belongs to Pirellulales bacterium and contains:
- a CDS encoding M28 family peptidase, with amino-acid sequence MLEPSKQGTSNPRFSLDFLSCARMTRRGWNAIVIAALLFVAVFSARPTGAVEAEATASAEKRLADSTRFLSDDALEGRGVGTDGIDKAADYLAEQFTALGLNTKLYDGTPFQKFKMPVGVEMGEPNVLAFTAPTGSKEKSISLKLGEDFTPLALGGSAVLDVPLVFVGYGVTAKDKGYDDYAGIDVEGKAVIILRRLPQDGSPHPALGNSEHSHFAPMSRKVSNAYEHGAAAVILCSSTPALEKAIDDRRAQLRNAIAALTEAQAEFQKFEKPTLAQASAHHERVSELVDSIQTQNKNLAEVLDPLLSFRSPGGGEPSQIPVVHCRRSVVDRMLKESLGTDLAKLEKEIDKGPTPHSRELPDWRLTGEINVTRREAEVKNVVAVLEGEGPHADETIVIGAHYDHLGFGGEGSFVKGEKEIHNGADDNGSGTATLLEVARLLATREKKLPRRIVFIAFTGEERGLIGSARYCKEPLFPLDNTVAMLNMDMVGRLKDDKLIIQGVNTSPEFGPILERLNETLGFDLTEKEGGTGPSDHSSFYARKIPVMHYFTGLHSDYHRPSDDFDKINVAGMRRVAEIVAGTAVAIAEADARPTYVETKSTERSGGDGDRPYFGSIPDFGQEQPGYAISGATKDSPADKAGLKGGDIIIKLGDSKIGNLEDFDNALRKFKGGDKVPVVVKRGSEEVRSEVTLSPPR
- a CDS encoding sugar phosphate isomerase/epimerase family protein, with protein sequence MNDRHDRRDFLCAAARTTAAFGMAGLGLGSVNLGSRVAQAIEPIRRVGGPKFKFSLAAYSYRDLLNAKPPKLSLDDFITDCAKMQLEGTELTSYYFPKDPTDEYLRHLKQLAFDLGLDVSGTAVGNNFCLPPGPKRDEQIADVKRWIERAEVLGAPVIRIFSGNAGGGLSVDEAHKLAVAGIEETCQYAGEHGVYLALENHGGLTATADGLLELVNDVKSPWFGVNLDTGNFNTPDPYGDLARIAPYAVNVQVKISMHPAGGKRQPADLKRLAQILRDSGYRGYIVLEFEEPTDPLVECPRYIAEMRQAFLG
- a CDS encoding class I fructose-bisphosphate aldolase yields the protein MSEWIVKLLGADGTKLLEHRCGTIAKERLHLPGPDFVDRIFVPSDRNQRVIGNLAWMYNHGRLAGTGYMSILPVDQGIEHSAGASFAPNPDYFDPENIVRLAIDGGCNAVASTFGVLGSVARKYAHRIPFLVKINHNELVTYPNKFEQIMFGTVQRAYDMGAAAIGATIYFGSEDGDRQLVEVAQAFDRAHELGMATVLWCYLRNKAFKKDKDYHVSADLTGQANHLGVTIQADIIKQKLPENNGGYKALNTGGESYGKYDERMYTELSSDNPIDLTRYQVANCYMGRAGLINSGGASGKQDLVDAVRTAVINKRAGGTGLISGRKAFQRPMKDGVELLNKIQDVYLDKGVTVA